CGCAACTGGCTTGCTGGCGGGTTTGCTGTGCGGCTTGTGCACGCTGAACGGATTACCGCTTGACAAGCTTGTGCCTTTACCCACGGCCCCAGCGCGCTGCGCCGCAGGCTTGCGTTTGTTTTCACCGCTTTGCGGGCGCGGTTTTTTGCTGGGCCCCTGCATGGCGCCCGGCGCAAGTTGCGGCACTTTGGGCTTCTTAGGCTTCTTGGGTTTCTTGATGAGCTGGCCCGTCGCGCTAGTTTGCGGCACGCGGTGTTCGGCTTCGAAACCCGGCTCTTCTTCACGGGGCAGCGTTTGCCGGATCAGCGCTTCAATCGCGGCCAGTTGCGGCGCTTCATCGGCACACACGAGGGACACCGCCACGCCGCTGGCGCCCGCGCGACCGGTCCGGCCAATACGGTGCACATAGTCTTGCGGCACGATCGGCAGATCAACGTTGATCACCAGCGGCAGGTCGTCGATATCCAGCCCGCGCGCAGCTACATCGGTGGCTACCAGCATACGTACTTCGCCCGTCTTGAAGCGCTCCAGCGCACGCAGGCGCGCGGGTTGCGGTTTGTCGCCGTGGATGGTGTCGACCGCATAGCCCGCTTCATCCAGCATGGCCGCCAGGTAATCCACGCCGTTGCGGGTTTTGACGAACACCAGCGCGTGCTCCCAGTTATTCTCAGCCACAAGGTGCATGAAGAGCTCGGGCTTGTTCCTTTTATCTACCGGCACCACCCACTGCTTGATCTTGCTGGCCGTGGCATTCGGCGGGCTGACGCTAATATTGACTGGGCCGCGCAGAATGCTCGCCGCCATGGCGCGGATATCGTCGGTAAAGGTGGCAGAGAACAACAGGGTCTGCCGCTGAGCGGGCAAGGCGGCAAAGACAGCGTTGAGTTCGCGTTCAAAGCCCAGATCCAGCATGCGATCGGCTTCATCCAGTACCAGCGTTTGTACTTGATCAAACTGCACTGCGTTCTGGCGATTCAGATCTAGCAAACGGCCCGGCGTGGCAACGAGCACATCGACGCCTTTGCGCAACTTCATCATCTGCGGGTTGATAGCCACACCGCCGTAGGCGGCCAGAAATCGTAAGTCGAGGCCTCTGCCGTAATCGATAAAGCTTTGCAGCACTTGCTCAGCCAGCTCACGCGTGGGCACCAACACCAGAATACGCGCGCGGTTGCTGGACACCGCCGGGCCGTGTTGCACTAGCCGTTGCAACAACGGCAGCGCAAAACCCGCCGTTTTGCCGGTGCCGGTCTGTGCCCCAGCCATGACGTCCTTGCCACTGAGCACTGCAGGAATCGCTTTGGCCTGCACCGGTGTAGGTATCTGGTAATTGAGGTCCTGCAGATTACGCAGCAACGGATCGATCAGGCCAAGCGAGGCAAAAGACATGGATGTATTCCGGGCTAAAACCGCAATTCTTTCTTTAAACGTTATGGCTTCAACCCCCGACATCCCACCGGGCTGCGGAGCACCACTACAATCCGGGTCTGCGCAGCCATCCGAAAGGAATCAAGCCTCTACCACACCGATTAGAGGTGCCGTGAACGCCGCCGACGGTATTAAGCAGCTCGACATAGGCTGCCCGCGTATACCGTCAGCGATACTCCCTCATTCCCACTCGATCGTCGCAGGCGGTTTCCCCGAGATGTCATAGACGACCCGGTTGATCCCGCGCACTTCGTTGATGATCCGGTTCGACACATGCCCGAGGAGTTCATGCGGCAGATGCGCCCAATGCGCGGTCATGAAGTCGAGCGTCTGCACCGCGCGCAGCGCGACGACGTACTCGTAGGTGCGCCCGTCGCCCATCACGCCGACGCTCTTCACCGGCAGGAACACCGCGAACGCCTGGCTCGTCAGGTCGTACCACGACTTGCCGGTTTCGTTGTCGATCGTGTCGCGCAGCGTCTCGATAAAAATCGCGTCCGCGCGGCGCAGCAGGTCGGCGAAATCGCGCTTCACTTCGCCGAGGATCCGCACGCCCAGACCCGGACCCGGGAACGGATGGCGATACACCATCGAGTGCGGCAGACCGAGCTTCACGCCAAGCTCGCGCACTTCGTCCTTGAACAGCTCGCGCAGCGGCTCGAGCAGCTTCAGGTTCAGCGTCTCCGGCAGACCACCCACGTTGTGATGGCTCTTGATGGTTTGCGCGGCCTTCTTGCCCTTGCCCGCCGATTCGATCACGTCCGGATAGATCGTGCCTTGCGCAAGCCACTTCGCGTCGGTCAGCTTGCCGGCTTCCGCCTGAAACACCTCGACGAACTCCGCGCCGATGATCTTGCGCTTCGCTTCCGGATCGGTCACGCCAGCGAGCTTGCCGAGGAAGGCGTCACTCGCGTCGACGTGAATCACCTTCACGCCCAGGTGATCGGCGAACAGCGTCATCACCTGCTCGGCTTCGTTCAGGCGCAGCAAGCCGTGATCGACGAACACGCAGGTCAGCTGATCGCCGATCGCGCGATGCAGCAGCGCCGCCGCCACCGATGAATCCACGCCGCCCGACAGGCCCAGAATGACGTGCTCGTTACCGACCTGCTCGCGAATCTTCGCGACCGCTTCGTCGATGTAGTGGCCCATTTCCCAATCGGCCTTCGCGCCGCAGATCTGCAGCACGAAGCGCTCGAGCATCGCGCGGCCCTGCACCGTGTGCGTGACTTCCGGATGCCATTGCAGGCCGTAGAAGCGGCGCTGTTCGTCGGCCATGGCGGCGATCGGGCACGATTCGGTCGATGCCATCAGCGCGAAACCCGGCGGCATTTCCAGCACCTTGTCTCCGTGGCTCATCCACACCTTCAGCATGCCGTGGCCTTCGGACGTGGTGAAGTCGCTGATGCCTTCGAGCAGGCTCGTATGGTTGCGCGCGCGCACTTCGGCGTAGCCGAATTCGCGCAGATGACCGATGTCGACCTTGCCGCCGAGCTGCTGCGCCATCGCCTGCATGCCGTAGCAGATGCCGAGCACCGGCACGCCGAGTTCGAACACGGCTTGCGGCACGCGCGGCGTGTCTTCCTCGGTGACCGAACTCGGGCCGCCCGACAGAATCACGCCCTTTGGCGCAAAGTCGCGGATGAACGACGCGTCGACGTCATACGGATGAATTTCCGAATACACGTTGGCTTCGCGAACGCGACGGGCAATCAGTTGGGTGACTTGCGAACCGAAGTCGAGAATCAGGATCTTGTCATGCATGGCTGCGGACGGAATCAGAAGAGAGCGGATACGGAATGCCGCGCACGAGGCGCAGCGTCGAATTCAAAGCGGTCCACGCGGCGATAGCCGCGGCGCGGACACCAAACCTCAGGATGAAGCACAGGGGCGCGGCCAACTGCGGAGCTTGCCGCCGGCGATGCGCGCGAACCAAACCCGGCAGCTTTGACAAACGGCCTGGCGCGCGCCGCGTCAGCCATGAAACGGCGGGCGGGGTGCGCCGGGCACGTCGTTACTGGGGTCGCGCGTGGCGCGTTCGGACTCGCTCAGGCCCGGCTCGCTCGCGGCCGGATGAAGCGGCGCGGTGCCGGCAACGGAAGACGCGGCAGCCGGATCGACCGGCCGCGTGGCCGGCATGACGGGCTCTGGCACCGGCTCGGCGTGATACACCGGAAAGCCCGCTGTGACACGTGGCTCGCGCGCGTTGTCGCGTTCGAGCTCACGCTGCCGTGCGGCATCCTTTTCGGCTTCTTTCGCGGCCCGCTTTTCGGCCCGACTGTCGGCCTTGCTCGACGAGGACGTGACCACGATCCCCTTCTCGCGCCGCCGCACCGCACCCGACAGTCGTACGCCGCCGAGACCGATCACCACCAGCACGACACCGGCCAGCACCGCCACCATCTGCCCGAAGCCGGTCAGCGACGGCGCATGCAGCCCCAGCAGCCAGACCAGCATCAGCACGCCGACCAGCCAGTGCACATGACCGACGACCTTCGCGACCGTCGAAGTCATCGCTCCGTCGAACGACGCATGCGCCGCGAGCCAGGCGAGCCCGATCAGCGCGACGCCGAACGCCTGGCCGACCAGCATCGGCTCCGTCGGCACCAGTTGCAACGCGTCGTAAAGCGAAGTCCATGGCGTCAGCACGAACAGCAGGCCGAACGCCAGCAGCAACAACGCATCGAGGATCAGTGCAACGCGCAGCAGTGGCTT
Above is a window of Paraburkholderia sprentiae WSM5005 DNA encoding:
- a CDS encoding DEAD/DEAH box helicase, producing MSFASLGLIDPLLRNLQDLNYQIPTPVQAKAIPAVLSGKDVMAGAQTGTGKTAGFALPLLQRLVQHGPAVSSNRARILVLVPTRELAEQVLQSFIDYGRGLDLRFLAAYGGVAINPQMMKLRKGVDVLVATPGRLLDLNRQNAVQFDQVQTLVLDEADRMLDLGFERELNAVFAALPAQRQTLLFSATFTDDIRAMAASILRGPVNISVSPPNATASKIKQWVVPVDKRNKPELFMHLVAENNWEHALVFVKTRNGVDYLAAMLDEAGYAVDTIHGDKPQPARLRALERFKTGEVRMLVATDVAARGLDIDDLPLVINVDLPIVPQDYVHRIGRTGRAGASGVAVSLVCADEAPQLAAIEALIRQTLPREEEPGFEAEHRVPQTSATGQLIKKPKKPKKPKVPQLAPGAMQGPSKKPRPQSGENKRKPAAQRAGAVGKGTSLSSGNPFSVHKPHSKPASKPVAGSRKPAGKPAGGRDKRRP
- the guaA gene encoding glutamine-hydrolyzing GMP synthase, translated to MHDKILILDFGSQVTQLIARRVREANVYSEIHPYDVDASFIRDFAPKGVILSGGPSSVTEEDTPRVPQAVFELGVPVLGICYGMQAMAQQLGGKVDIGHLREFGYAEVRARNHTSLLEGISDFTTSEGHGMLKVWMSHGDKVLEMPPGFALMASTESCPIAAMADEQRRFYGLQWHPEVTHTVQGRAMLERFVLQICGAKADWEMGHYIDEAVAKIREQVGNEHVILGLSGGVDSSVAAALLHRAIGDQLTCVFVDHGLLRLNEAEQVMTLFADHLGVKVIHVDASDAFLGKLAGVTDPEAKRKIIGAEFVEVFQAEAGKLTDAKWLAQGTIYPDVIESAGKGKKAAQTIKSHHNVGGLPETLNLKLLEPLRELFKDEVRELGVKLGLPHSMVYRHPFPGPGLGVRILGEVKRDFADLLRRADAIFIETLRDTIDNETGKSWYDLTSQAFAVFLPVKSVGVMGDGRTYEYVVALRAVQTLDFMTAHWAHLPHELLGHVSNRIINEVRGINRVVYDISGKPPATIEWE